One Chitinophagales bacterium genomic window, TTCAGCGAGCTGAAACATTTCATAGCTGAAACCGTTTTTTTTCAATTGCAGACTGAACAGTCCATTCGTGTATAGATATTCCACTGCAGTATTTGCCTTTTGGTATTGATCCAGCACCTGTCCTTTATTTTCCACGAAACCTTTTGTGAGCGAAGCGCTTTGAAATGAAGACTGAATAACAGGCTGTGCGTTGGATGAAGGCAGCTGCACAACAATAGCCGGTATACAACTTAACAGCATATAGAATGGTTTCATCACTGAAGATTCGCTGCTCTTTTTCTTTTGATTACAAAATATCTGCATGGCGTAAATCAATTTGGCTGTACAGGCTGTAGGAGTGTTTTAACAAGGTGCTAAATTTACATAGCTTCTATATAACTAACCAATTAAAAAGTTGTGACGAATACCAGTCTTATGGCCGTGGTGCTGTATCAGTCTTCCTGTATAACATTGAAAAGGATCAATACCTTTTAGAACATCTACAAACTATTCTGATGGCCTAAAGGAAGAAACTTCTTTACTCATGGAAGCAACAGCTTTCAGCACAGTAGGATCATCATCAAACAAAACTGCATAGAAAGCGTCCTGTGAAAATTTTTCCCTTGCGAGGAACGCTTTTATGCGCAGGTTGATATATGATTTAGCGTGAGTCAATTCCGTTTCCCGGTGCGCTATAGTCTTGCTGTCGGCCAGGAGTAAAAACGAAGCAAAGACCTGATCACTTACCTGGAAATTATTACGATAACTCGTCAGATCCTTATATGCATTAAGCAATCCGGGATGATCATGATAGTAACTGTAAGCAAACTGCTGTATCAAGCCCTGGCTGAGTATGGCATTGAGAAAGGCATTGTTATTATTACTCGTATCCAACGGTACGAAGATATCGGGCATAATGCCACCGCCGCCATATACCAGCCTGCCATTGGCAGTGTAATACCTGGTTGTATCCGCCGGGTGAATACTGTCTTTGCTCATAAATTCCCCATTCCTGTACCGGTCGGAAAGATCATTGTAATATTCATTCAGATCCTGATGATAAGGCTTTTGAATGCAGCGGCCGGATGGAGTATAATATTTGGCGACAGTCAGGCGAAGCGCAGATCCGTCATTCAAACCGTATTGTTCCTGAACCAGGCCCTTCCCGAAAGAACGCCTTCCCACCACAATTCCACGATCCCAATCCTGCATGGCGCCGGTGACAATTTCGCTTGCCGATGCCGATCCTTCATCAATCAGGATGGCGAGCGGACCTTCTTCAAACTGACCCAATACACGTGTTTTGTAATCGGTGCGCGTATAAACACGTCCCTTTGTATATACCATCAGTTTTTGCTGATCAAGCAATTCATCGGCGATATCAGTCGCAGCATTGAGATAACCGCCGCCATTTTGCCGCAGGTCAATAATGAGGCGGGACATACCTTGTTGTTTAAGTTCTTTCAGCGACTTCATAAATTCATCATAAGTAGTTTCGCTGAACCGGTTAATCTTGATGAGGCCGGTTTTTGCGTCAATCATATAAGCCGCATCTACGCTATATATCGGAATTTTGTCGCGCGTAAGGGTGAAATACAAAATCGGACTGTTGTGTTTGCGGAGTATGCCGATTTTCACTTTTGTTCCCTTCTTGCCGCGAAGCTGATTGACTACATCGAGGTCCCGTACCTTATTGCCGGTAAAAGAAGAATCGTTGATGGAAATGATTTTATCGCCGGAAAGCAAACCTGCTGATTCCGCCGGACCGCCTGCAATAACATTTACCACCATCACCGTATCAGCTACAATAAAAAACTCTATACCTATTCCTTCAAAATTTCCTTCCAGTTCCTGGTTCACCTCTTTCAGGTCGGCCGCAGCAATAAATGTTGAATGAGGATCGAGATTTTCCAGCACACGTTCAATTGCTCCATCCTGCAAGCGTTCTATATTCACCGTGTCGACATATTTTGCCTGTACATACTGCAGTACCTGATCCAGCGTACTGCTCCTCGAATTGCTGAAAACAGGTGGCTTCCCGGTGCCATGCAATACCAAACCGATTTGTATTCCGGCTGCCAGCATAAATGCCATAATGATCGGTAGCCAGATGTTGAATTTCCTGTTCATGTGATTAATTGGAACGGCAAATATGCGATTTTTAAAGGAGGATAAATCCGGACAGCCGGAGTCAACTTTTTTTATTTCATGCGCTGCATGGACTTTTTAATTCAACGTTTCTGTTCCTGTTACTGTTTGTAAATTTCCAGTTGCCAACAGACTGCCTCCTGAAACGGAAAACTTGCCTTAATGCAGTTACGATTTGAATCAGTCCGTAACTGTTAGCTGGTAATGAAACTTGTGTCCGCCGACTTCCTTCTTTTGATATCGATTGATGCTGACAGCGTAGTGTATGGATATTAATTCTCCAGTGATTAATCACTCACAAATCTCATTAGCGTGCGCTACCTTCGCCAATGATGGAGCAAATAAAGAAAACTACGGAGGCTGTTTCAAGATACAGCAACCTCGAGCAGTTGACAGTACGTGAATTGCTGAGCGGTATAAATGCTGAAGACAAAACAGTTGCGGATGCTGTTGAGAAAGTGATACCGCAAGTTGAATTGCTGGTCAACGCCATCGTCGTAAAAATGAAGGAGGGAGGAAGGCTATTTTACATTGGCAGCGGCACCAGTGGGAGGTTGGGTGTTGTAGATGCTTCAGAGTGTCCGCCCACTTTTGGAGTGGAAGACGGAATGGTGACCGGCCTGATAGCCGGAGGAGATGGCGCCATCAGGAAGGCAGTTGAATTTGCGGAAGATGATACAACGCAAGGATGGAATGATCTGCTGCAGCATAATATCAGCAACCGTGACGTTGTGATTGGTATTACCGCATCCGGCACAACGCCATACGTAACAGGTGCTTTAAAAAAATGTAAAGAGCAGGGTGTGCTGACGGGTTGCATTACCTGCAATACAGCAACAACAGTAGCCGGCCTTGCTGACTTTCCGGTAGAGGTTATTACAGGGCCGGAGTTTATCACCGGCAGTACGCGGATGAAAGCAGGCACGGCGCAGAAGATGATTTTAAACATGATCAGTTCGTCGGTGATGATTCAGCTTGGCCGGGTTTCAGGAAACAGAATGGTGGATATGCAGCTGACCAATGAAAAACTCATAGACCGCGGCACCCGCATGCTGATGCATGAGTTTGCGTGGGACTATAAGCGGGCACGTGCGATATTACAGGAGTTCGGCAGTGTGCGTAAGGTGATGCAACTGCACCGGCGCAAACCTAAAGCATAAGAAAGCACAGGATGAAACATTCCTTCGGGTTTTACAGTTTAATGAAGAAAGAGAATAGCATGCATCAACAGTGATCATGTATGCATTCAAAAGTGATAAATGATTCACGTTTGGATGCCGGGGAGAGTAGAAAATGACAGCGGATATTCATAGGTGACACTGGATTAACAGGATAAGCATAGTTAATGCACGAGATTGAACCATATTATAACTGGCGCGACAGCTACCTATCTGAAGAAGATAGATTATCGCCTTTTTACGGGCAGGAATACAGCGAGTTTGAATATTCAAACACGATTTACAATTTCTTTATCCATCCGCAATGGGATTGTTTCGGATCGCCCACGCTTTACCTGAAAGTATTGTTCGCTGATTATTCGCATCACTTTGTTGTAATTGAATTGATCGGTGAATGGAATGATGCAATCAATAACGACATCATGTTTCTGAAAAGGGAAGTGGCCGACGTATTTATGCAACACGGGATCACCAAATTCGTGCTCATCGGTGAAAACGTACTCAACTTTCATGAGTCTGATGACTGCTATTATGAAGAATGGTTTGATGATGTGAAAGATGCCGGCGGATGGATTGCGCTGCTCAACATCAGGGATCATGTGCTGGATGAAATGAACAAAGTGCGGCTGTCAAATTATGTGCAGATGGGGGAGAACCTGAATGATGTAAACTGGAGGGCTGTAAAACCTTTTCACATGCATCACCTGGTGGAAAGCAGGATGATGCAGGCTTTGAAATAGATGGGCCGGCACTGTTCCAGCCATGATGCCGGCATTGCAGCATCTGATTGCTATGCGGGGTAAAGAATTGAAAGTATGGCTCAAAGTTTAAAGCATTGATATTACGTCTGGCTTCTGACCTGCTGTTCATCGAGCCTTTCATACACAGAGTTATTGCTGATAAATTCAGGAACAAGTTCTTTCATTTTAGAAACTATTTCCATGTTATCCTGGTGCCCGAACATATCAATAAGTTCCCTGACATCACGGTCAATTTTTGTGAAAGAATACTCCCGCACCTTGGCAATCATGATCTTGGGATGATGTGTCGGAATCGTATTTTCATTGGTATTCAATAGTTCCTCCACCAGTTTTTCACCGGGGCGCAGACCGGTGAAAACAATCTGGATATCTTTTCCCAGTTCGAGGCCCGACAACTGAATCATCTTTTTCGCCAGGTCCACGATTCTTACCGGTTCACCCATATCAAATATGAAGATCTCTCCGCCCTGGCCCATGGCGCCTGCCTCTAGCACAAGCTGACAGGCTTCCGGAATCGTCATGAAGAACCGCGTCACTTCCGGATCGGTTACCGTAACCGGTCCTCCTTCAGCGATCTGTTTCCTGAATTGCGGAATCACCGAACCATTAGAGCCCAGCACATTTCCAAACCGTGTGGTGATAAAATGAGTGCCGGCTTCAATATCTTTTTCGGCGAGGAACTGGTTCAGCGACTGCACATAAATCTCCGCTATTCTTTTCGATGCTCCCATCACATTGGTCGGGTTAACGGCTTTGTCGGTTGAAACAAATACAAAAGTCTCCACCTCATATTTCACTGACAAATCAGCGCAGATCATCGTGCCCTGCACATTGGTGAGTAATGATTCGGAAGGGTTGTCTTCCATCAACGGCACATGTTTATAAGCGGCGGCATGATAAATAATCTGCGGCCGGAACGATGCGATTACATTTTCCATACGTTCCTGGTTCCTCACATCACCAATAACGACTTCAAATTTTTCCCAGGCGATCACGCCACGTAATTCCTGTTCCAGTTCAAAGAGCGGAGTTTCTGCCTGGTCGAGCAGGAAGAGCTTCTCGGGACGAAAACGGGCAACCTGCCTGGCGATTTCACTGCCAATGGATCCGGCCGCACCGGTAATCAGGATACGTTTGCCGAGTAATTGGTGACTGATCCGCTCATAGTCAAGCTGAATGAGATCTCTTTCGAGCAGCTCTTCAATTTTTACTTCCCGGATCTGGTTCATGCTCAGTTCGCCGTTGATCCACTTTGACATCGGTGGTACATGCAGTACCCTTACATTATATTTGAGGCAGGCATCCACTACTTGTTTTTTCCGGCTGGCAGCAATATTCGGCACAGCGATAATCAGGAGATCAACCGGTTGCTCTTTCAGCAGGTCTTCAAGGTCGTTTTTTGAATCATAGATGGAAACACCTTCCAGTTTTTGACGCAGGAGTTCGCTCTTGTTATCGATAAAGGCGATCACCTGGACATCTTTCTTAGGGTCGCGTTCCAGTGTTTTCTTGGTAATCAGCCCGTATTCATTTGCTCCAAGGATGATGACTTTTGATTTTTCCTTGCTGACCTGTGCCAGCTCTTCATACAATAGTTTAACACCCAGCCGGTAGGCTGACATGGAAAACACCGAGATAAAGAATTCAATGATAATAACAGAAAAAGGGACGATGTAATAGCCACTCAGTTCTAAAGAGATAAAATTTATAACGCCTGCTGTCAACGTTCCAAGCGCCAGCATAATGGCAACACGCTGTGCGTCTTCAGAGCCGGTATATTGAATCATTCCCGCATAGATGCGGAATACAAAAAAACCGGCAATGCGGATGCTGAGTACAACCGGAACTGAAACATACATGAAGGCAAGTTCGTGCGGCGGGATATGAAAATTGAAACGTAACAGGAATGCAAAAAGCAGCGCGGTCGAAACAATAAATGTATCGATGGCGAAAATTGCCCACCTGGGCACGAACGAACGATATTTAAAGCGAAGCCTGTTTATAGCCACAAGACAGATCCGGGAGCAGTTTCGTTGCCAAGTTAAAACATTTAAGAGTGTTTTTCTGATCGGAACAAAACCTGATTTCAAAACGAAACTTTATTAGTGATGCATTGACAGGAGGTTTCATTTGAAGAAATAAGCTTACTTGGCGTTCAGCAGTGCGGTAAAGCCGGACTGAATCAACCTGCGGGTTGCATACAGCAGGCCTGTCAGACTTACCAGGATGAGCAATACTTGCAGCTGATTTCAAATGTGATGTGTACAAGAAGATAAGCGATTAAGCGGAGGAATGACGGGAAAAATGATACTTTGTTGAGCAAGCGGATTCTGTGTTTTGAAAATCTTTAACTTTAACGCGATTCAAATTACGGCTCATGAAAAAATTTACACTCCTGTATGTGGTCTTGTCGCTTTTTATAGCCCACCGGATGAATGCACAGGATATCATTCAGGTTTGTTGTAATGATACAATTTGCCAACCGGGTACAGCCGTACAACTCTCCGCAACCATCGATACGAGTAATTATGGCGAACTATTATCTATCCTTGATGATACGCACAGTCAGCTGATAGACCTTGGCTTTTCTTTCACTTTTTTTGGCAATACTTACAAGAAGTGTGTCTTGTCAACCAATGCATATATCACTTTTGATTCTACTGTCGCCCTGACTTATTCACCCTGGCAGATTTCAAACCCGATCCCATCGCCACTTAATCCGAAAAATTCCATCATGGGGCCCTGGCATGATGTAGACCCTTCTGTTATTCCGGATCCATGTATCTCCTATGGTAAGTTCGGCGAAGCACCCAACCGCTTTTTCATTTACAATTTTACGAACGTACCGATGTATTACACGATCTGTAATGACCTTACTTTTACCGGTCAGATCATTTTATATGAAGAAAGCAACATCATAGATATTTATCTCGGGAACAAAATTTTATGTACAGACTGGAATGGTGGGCATGCCATTGAGGGATTACATAATGAAGATGGCACTGTAGCAGTAGTAGTGCCCGGAAGAAACTATCCGGAACAATGGGAAGCATTTAATGAAGGCACACGGTTCACTCCAAACGGAGACTCCTATGATATAAGCACCATTCCCTACCAGTCTATTCCTTTTGCAGCCGGATTGCCACAATGGTACGATGAAGCGGGGAATTTTCTTGGAAGCGGCGCAACAATAACCGTAACACCGGAGGTTACCACGTCATATTATGCGAAGGTTTCTTCCTGTTTTGATGTTGCGGATACGGTGACAATAGTGGTGGATACCTTAACCGGTACGTATAGCCAGGTTGATCCGAGTTGTCCTACCAGCGGAGACGGATCTGTTGCTGCAGCCACAGAAGGGAATTTCGGGCCCTGCACTTTTGTATGGCTCGACAGTAATGGCGATACCATGCAGGTTACGCATAATGCTGATGCAGATCAATTACAATTCCTCAATGGCGGGCAATATGTTGTTATTATTGTCAACAGCATCGGCTGTTTCATTACACATACATATTCTATCGGACCGCCGCCATTCAATGCCGGATTTACGGTCAGTCCATCAGTTTTGTGCGCTGATGCACCGGTATTGTTTACCGATATTTCAACAGGACCAATTGCTTCCTACTTCTGGAATTTTGGCGATGGCACCACCTCCACACAACAAAATCCCTCCAACTCCTTTGCTGCCGGTACCTATACGGTTCAATTGATTGTTACCAATGCAGGTGGAAGTTGCACAGATACTTTTCAGCAGACCATCATTGTGCAACCCAACATTGTAGTTGGATTTACGGTACAGGATCCACCCTATTGTGTCGGAGCACCGGTGCAGTTTACAGATGGTTCATCCGCCAATCCTTCTGTTTGGACATGGGATTTCGGAGACGGAGGCACTTCTGATCTGCAAAACCCATCTCATATCTATGCAAACCCGGGCAGTTATTCCATACATGTTGACATTGATGATGCGTTTTGCGGCAGCGGAGAATCTGCAACTACTATCACCGTAAATTTTGTACCTGCTCCGAAACTAAGAGAAGACACCATGCTCTGCCCCAATGAGCCGCTCATGTTGCATGCTGATGCAGCAGGCACTTCTTATCTGTGGTCTACCGGTGCGACTACTGAATCAATTGCAATTGCAGCCCCGGAAACAGCCACCACTTACTCGGTGATAGTTGATAATTTCGGATGCAAGGGGACGGACAGTGTTTTGATTACACCTGATTGCCTTCTATTACTGCCGGCCGCATTCTCGCCAAACAGTGATGGCGTAAATGATCTGTTGCATCCATTAGGCAGCTTACTGGCAGATTATTCTTTACATATTTATAATCGCTGGGGACAGGAAGTATATTCTTACGAAGGCAATAACCTGCAAACAGGATGGAATGGCGAATTTAACGGCGAGCCGCAGCCGGTGGGCGTATATGTATATGTGCTGAAGGGCGCATATGTGAGTGGCGAAGCGGTGTCAAGAACAGGAAATGTGACCGTTTTACGTTGAGTAACAGTGCAACAATCAGGAGTTAGGTGTTCCCTTCATTGCCGGTTAAGTTGTTTTAAAATGCTCACAATCGGATGAAACAATTGCTGCCATTTTTGATGCTTATCTTCTGTAATCAGTTGTACGGACAGGTAGCGGAATCACCTTTTACCGGGAGCCATTATCTGATAAGCCTGTATGCGGGTAAAGAATTTGATTCAAAGCAAACCTTGTCATTTGAAGATGCAGGTATGACCTTTTCGGAAGCCGGGCAATACGGATTTGAGCCGGCATCTTTCAAGTGGAAGCAAAAAAATGACAGCACCTGGACTTTTCTTTCCATAAACAAAAGCGTTAAGAATGGTATTATGACGTGGGAAGGGAAAGTGATACAGGATAAAATTGAAGGCACGTGTATATGGAGCCGGAAAGTTGAAAACCCGGTCAATTATACTTTCAGCGGCAGCCTGCTGAAGGACTAACCCGGATAGTGCCGGTTGATCGCGGTCGATCAATTTTAATAGTATGGCAGTTTAGCCTGGAGGCATTATTCCAATTGAATACCCATGTCTGATTCTAGTACTTAAAATTAAACTTAAGCTTAAGCTTAAGCTTAAGCATATTACCAGCCCTTCACTCTTTCTCCGTTGCAGCAACAGGCAATGGTGTCACAGGTACCAGTGTCAGATTCTGTGAAATATGCATGCGTGCGATTTACTGATTATCAGGTTCCGTACTTGACAACTCACCGGTTTAACCATGAAAATGTGGACTCATGGACAGGAACATTTCAACCATTTAATCTATTTCTGCCGAAGAATAACTGATGGATGGGAGCAGCAAAGAAATAAGTTTTTAGTGCAATAAAACTGCCGAATTTTGTTGCATAAGATAGGAGATTTGCATAGTTTTATATTGTAATCTGACAAATTCTTTTGAGTGCAAAATATTCATTTCATTTTTTCAAACTAAATCTAAACTTTTTATGAAATCAACAATTACTTTACTCAGCATATTGAGCTGCGTACTTTGGTTTTCGGCTTATGCAGAAACGGAACCCAATGATACAAAGGCGCAGGCTAACAAACTGACCTTAAACAGCAGCAATTCCGGTGCAATAGGTTCATCGTCAGATGTTGACTGGTGGAAAGTTGCCACCACAGCAGATGGAAAACTTGATGTCACCCTCGCGGTGGGGAATAGTATCTATTGCCAATTTTATCTGTATGATAAGGATGGCATCACCGTATTGGCCAATAACTACACCAATGGTACACTCACAATCTCCAGGGACGGACTGGCACCCGGCACCTATTACATCTACATTTTCCCATATGATAATTCGCAGCTCCCTACATACACTATTTCTAACCTTCTTACAGTAGCACCATTAGCCAATGACCCGGAACCAAATGATACTTATACAATTTCCAACCCATTGGCACCTGATGGCAGTGTTACCGGACATTGCGGCTATTATTATGATCAGGTAAGGGACATGGAGGATTGGTGGAGCGTTACCACAACCGGCGATGGGAAGCTTACACTTACGCTGTCTGTACAAAATGCCCAATATTTTTTCTGGCAGTTATATGACCATAACGGCGCTACTTTAATATCTCAGCAATATACCAACGGAACACTTGCTTTTTCAGTAGACGGACTTGCAGCAGGAACCTATTATGTGAAAGTTTTTGGTTATTCCACCGATGGTTTTACTTCTTATTCTCTTACCAGTGCATTTACTCCGGCGCCTGTTGCCAACGATGCTGAGCCAAACGATTCAAAATCACAAGCCAAGAATATACCCTTAAACAGTTCGAAAACCGGTCATGTAGGATACTACTACGATGGTGCAAGGGATATGGTTGACTGGTATAAGTTTACCACCAATGCTGATGGCCTGGTGAAGCTGACCATGAATTCCTATAACAATCAATATATTTTCTGGCAACTCTTTGATAAAGACGGGGTAACCAGCATCTACAATCAATATACCAATGGATTGTTATCTTATTCCGCGGATGGCCTCGCTGCCGGTACGTACTATGTAAAAGTGTACGCTTACAATTCGGATGGGTTCATTCCTTATTCACTTTCTGACAGCCTGTTTAGTGCACCGGTAGCCAATGATATTGAACCTAACAATGGTAAATCCACCGCCACCGTTTTTGCACTTGGGAGCAGTGTAACCGGTCATATTGGTTATTACTACGATAATGAGCGTGACTCCATTGACTGGTATAAGTTGACAACTTCGGAGGATGGACAAATCGGTCTTACCATTACCTCATATAATGCACAGTACCTTTTTGTTCAGTTATATGATAATGATGGCACCACTTTGCTGCAATCAAGTTATACAAACGGATCCATCACCGTTAATACTGATGGCCTGGCTGCCGGTGTCTATTATGCCAAGATTTTTGCATATTATGTCTACGGGTTTGTTCCTTATACACTGTCCAATACATTTACGGGATACACCAATATTGATGACGGCAGGGTAAATGAAATTCCAAAGAATGCGGCAACGCTTAATGCTAACGAGCCGACACCGGGTCATGTGGGATTCCGGGCGAATGGTGGTACCATAGACTATGTAGATTGGTGGAAAATTAATTACACCGGAAAAAGTGATATGACCGTAACACTGAATTGGGAACCTCAAATCTGCTGTGGCCAAACATATGTTTACTTGGTAATTTATGCGGATACCAGTCAGGCACCTATTTTTCAGCAATTCAGCAATTCAGGCAGCCTGAATGCGAATCTCACCAATCTTGACAAGCAATATTATTATGTAAAGGTATATATGTACTACAACTATCAATGGATGGCTTATAACCTGACGCCAACTTTTACACAAAAGGAAAAGGCAAAGATCACCTTACAGTCTTCTGTAGTGGGAACAGACTGTGCCAGCAGCTCACTGACCTATAAGTGTACCAAGAGCGAGAAGCCATATACGGTTCAACTATTCAGGTTTGGCAAGAAATACGGAGATGCCATTAATGTGAAGAACTCAACGCCATTTACGATCAATTCGCTGCCTCCCGGCAGTTACTATGCTATCGTTTACGGAGATGGCGCAACCGGACAGGGAAAAGGAACCAGTGAAACGACTACGCTGGTACCAGTTCCAACCAATCTGTCAACGAGCAACATCAAGTCAGCTAAAGCAACTTTAAACTGGGATACCCTGGTTTGTGTAGATTATGACAGCATTTATTACCGTGTGGTGGGTTCGGGTACGTGGAATAAGATAAAAACGGGCACGAACAATTCAGCATATAATCTGACCGGACTGACGGCAT contains:
- a CDS encoding S41 family peptidase, with amino-acid sequence MNRKFNIWLPIIMAFMLAAGIQIGLVLHGTGKPPVFSNSRSSTLDQVLQYVQAKYVDTVNIERLQDGAIERVLENLDPHSTFIAAADLKEVNQELEGNFEGIGIEFFIVADTVMVVNVIAGGPAESAGLLSGDKIISINDSSFTGNKVRDLDVVNQLRGKKGTKVKIGILRKHNSPILYFTLTRDKIPIYSVDAAYMIDAKTGLIKINRFSETTYDEFMKSLKELKQQGMSRLIIDLRQNGGGYLNAATDIADELLDQQKLMVYTKGRVYTRTDYKTRVLGQFEEGPLAILIDEGSASASEIVTGAMQDWDRGIVVGRRSFGKGLVQEQYGLNDGSALRLTVAKYYTPSGRCIQKPYHQDLNEYYNDLSDRYRNGEFMSKDSIHPADTTRYYTANGRLVYGGGGIMPDIFVPLDTSNNNNAFLNAILSQGLIQQFAYSYYHDHPGLLNAYKDLTSYRNNFQVSDQVFASFLLLADSKTIAHRETELTHAKSYINLRIKAFLAREKFSQDAFYAVLFDDDPTVLKAVASMSKEVSSFRPSE
- the murQ gene encoding N-acetylmuramic acid 6-phosphate etherase — protein: MEQIKKTTEAVSRYSNLEQLTVRELLSGINAEDKTVADAVEKVIPQVELLVNAIVVKMKEGGRLFYIGSGTSGRLGVVDASECPPTFGVEDGMVTGLIAGGDGAIRKAVEFAEDDTTQGWNDLLQHNISNRDVVIGITASGTTPYVTGALKKCKEQGVLTGCITCNTATTVAGLADFPVEVITGPEFITGSTRMKAGTAQKMILNMISSSVMIQLGRVSGNRMVDMQLTNEKLIDRGTRMLMHEFAWDYKRARAILQEFGSVRKVMQLHRRKPKA
- a CDS encoding polysaccharide biosynthesis protein; this translates as MPRWAIFAIDTFIVSTALLFAFLLRFNFHIPPHELAFMYVSVPVVLSIRIAGFFVFRIYAGMIQYTGSEDAQRVAIMLALGTLTAGVINFISLELSGYYIVPFSVIIIEFFISVFSMSAYRLGVKLLYEELAQVSKEKSKVIILGANEYGLITKKTLERDPKKDVQVIAFIDNKSELLRQKLEGVSIYDSKNDLEDLLKEQPVDLLIIAVPNIAASRKKQVVDACLKYNVRVLHVPPMSKWINGELSMNQIREVKIEELLERDLIQLDYERISHQLLGKRILITGAAGSIGSEIARQVARFRPEKLFLLDQAETPLFELEQELRGVIAWEKFEVVIGDVRNQERMENVIASFRPQIIYHAAAYKHVPLMEDNPSESLLTNVQGTMICADLSVKYEVETFVFVSTDKAVNPTNVMGASKRIAEIYVQSLNQFLAEKDIEAGTHFITTRFGNVLGSNGSVIPQFRKQIAEGGPVTVTDPEVTRFFMTIPEACQLVLEAGAMGQGGEIFIFDMGEPVRIVDLAKKMIQLSGLELGKDIQIVFTGLRPGEKLVEELLNTNENTIPTHHPKIMIAKVREYSFTKIDRDVRELIDMFGHQDNMEIVSKMKELVPEFISNNSVYERLDEQQVRSQT
- a CDS encoding PKD domain-containing protein, with translation MKKFTLLYVVLSLFIAHRMNAQDIIQVCCNDTICQPGTAVQLSATIDTSNYGELLSILDDTHSQLIDLGFSFTFFGNTYKKCVLSTNAYITFDSTVALTYSPWQISNPIPSPLNPKNSIMGPWHDVDPSVIPDPCISYGKFGEAPNRFFIYNFTNVPMYYTICNDLTFTGQIILYEESNIIDIYLGNKILCTDWNGGHAIEGLHNEDGTVAVVVPGRNYPEQWEAFNEGTRFTPNGDSYDISTIPYQSIPFAAGLPQWYDEAGNFLGSGATITVTPEVTTSYYAKVSSCFDVADTVTIVVDTLTGTYSQVDPSCPTSGDGSVAAATEGNFGPCTFVWLDSNGDTMQVTHNADADQLQFLNGGQYVVIIVNSIGCFITHTYSIGPPPFNAGFTVSPSVLCADAPVLFTDISTGPIASYFWNFGDGTTSTQQNPSNSFAAGTYTVQLIVTNAGGSCTDTFQQTIIVQPNIVVGFTVQDPPYCVGAPVQFTDGSSANPSVWTWDFGDGGTSDLQNPSHIYANPGSYSIHVDIDDAFCGSGESATTITVNFVPAPKLREDTMLCPNEPLMLHADAAGTSYLWSTGATTESIAIAAPETATTYSVIVDNFGCKGTDSVLITPDCLLLLPAAFSPNSDGVNDLLHPLGSLLADYSLHIYNRWGQEVYSYEGNNLQTGWNGEFNGEPQPVGVYVYVLKGAYVSGEAVSRTGNVTVLR
- a CDS encoding T9SS type A sorting domain-containing protein, translated to MKSTITLLSILSCVLWFSAYAETEPNDTKAQANKLTLNSSNSGAIGSSSDVDWWKVATTADGKLDVTLAVGNSIYCQFYLYDKDGITVLANNYTNGTLTISRDGLAPGTYYIYIFPYDNSQLPTYTISNLLTVAPLANDPEPNDTYTISNPLAPDGSVTGHCGYYYDQVRDMEDWWSVTTTGDGKLTLTLSVQNAQYFFWQLYDHNGATLISQQYTNGTLAFSVDGLAAGTYYVKVFGYSTDGFTSYSLTSAFTPAPVANDAEPNDSKSQAKNIPLNSSKTGHVGYYYDGARDMVDWYKFTTNADGLVKLTMNSYNNQYIFWQLFDKDGVTSIYNQYTNGLLSYSADGLAAGTYYVKVYAYNSDGFIPYSLSDSLFSAPVANDIEPNNGKSTATVFALGSSVTGHIGYYYDNERDSIDWYKLTTSEDGQIGLTITSYNAQYLFVQLYDNDGTTLLQSSYTNGSITVNTDGLAAGVYYAKIFAYYVYGFVPYTLSNTFTGYTNIDDGRVNEIPKNAATLNANEPTPGHVGFRANGGTIDYVDWWKINYTGKSDMTVTLNWEPQICCGQTYVYLVIYADTSQAPIFQQFSNSGSLNANLTNLDKQYYYVKVYMYYNYQWMAYNLTPTFTQKEKAKITLQSSVVGTDCASSSLTYKCTKSEKPYTVQLFRFGKKYGDAINVKNSTPFTINSLPPGSYYAIVYGDGATGQGKGTSETTTLVPVPTNLSTSNIKSAKATLNWDTLVCVDYDSIYYRVVGSGTWNKIKTGTNNSAYNLTGLTASTMYEWKVAHVVDTLNEKATSAYSGIATFTTAALKEGEALLNETGTLSLYPNPAANITTLQFENKESGEALIKVVDGLGRIVLSEQLQVNSGLSSYEMDLSGLSQGLYLLTLRIKESEESIKLIKQ